The following nucleotide sequence is from Zonotrichia leucophrys gambelii isolate GWCS_2022_RI chromosome 17, RI_Zleu_2.0, whole genome shotgun sequence.
CAGGCTTCCCTGTGAGCAAAACTTTGTTCCTTCTCCTGACAGGGAAGTGACTTTTCAATGATATAAAAAGGCTTGATTAGCAGTGTAGTCTGACTGAAGCAGAATTTTGGGAGTAAATGTTGCCTGAGAGATTTCTCTGCCCCTTTTAGTGCTGGTAAACAGTTTTCAGCCTTTTCTAACCTGACCAGGCAGATTCTGCAAGCATCTCCAGAAAACATCAACAGAAATAGCCTACAAGTTTAAAACATAGCCCCACACCTTAAAATGCTTTGAATGCTgagagaaataaatgcaaaaatcaaTCTAGTACATCTACCTGTGAATTACTTGTGCTCCTTTCAGCCCTGTTTATCCTGCTAGGGTCAAGTGGCCACTCCTGCCAGAGCACTTTACATATTCTGGTGGCTTCAAGCACCTTTTTCATGTGAACCCTCAGAGGCTTTTAGCACAACCTGTGCAAACTCCTGAAATGCAAACAGTCCTTTCACCTTCTCAGAAAATGCCTTCTAACATGGTGATGCAACAGCATCTCTCTGAATGTTGAGCTGAAGTTCTGTGGGGTTTAAATTCAGGTGCTGTTGCTGTTCCAGTGTCAGTAGAAGCCACCAGACGGTTGGTGTGGCTGCATTTACACCATGAGCACCCTTAGAGATCATGACATGTGGGATCTGTGCATTTAGCTCTGAGGCTTAATAAATCTGGAGCAGTAAGTTCTGCTGAGGTTTAATAAACAGGACTGGAGAGTTGCTCTGGTTTATTTGCTAAATGAGGGAGCTTGCCCTGATTTATAGGAGTGTAACTCCTCTAGTGCCAGTGTGATTATAGACTACTGGTACAAATATCCTCATTTCTAGCAGTGATGTGATTCTCTGTAATCTAAATCTTGTCAGTGTGGAATTATTGAGGGATTAATTATGTGACACCTGGTGATCAGTGCCTGATCAGTACAAGAGCTTCCCCTCCATTTGCTCTACATGCTGTTGGCTTTGCTCTTTGCATTTCAGGCAGTTTGGACCTTAAAACTACCCTGGCTTGGTACTGAACAATTCATTTATCTTAATGAAACATCACAAAATACAGTTGAGGTCACAGACACTGCAGGGAGCAtactttaaaggaaaaacacagattGGACTCAGTTTTAcagaacacatttttatttatagattTCTTACAGCCTGTAGTCTGAGACTGAAGTGGTATTTCAGTTAATGATCTGAGAGCCATGTCAAGGGTGTTGTCCTGTATGTTTttattgtggcttttttttcccccagtcccTTACAGGAAGGAGATTCTAGAACACTTAATCCATGCAGAGGGCAAACACTTAAGTGCTGCCCATTTATGTAGCTAAAGTATCAGCAAAAGACTTGGAACAGATTGGAGATGAAGTAGCCAAAGTTCCTTTTATTGAAGCAGAAGCTGCATTTACTCTGTGCCAGAACTGGAAGACTGAAAGCTGTGAGCTTGCCCCTGACATCCAAGATCAGTTTCATGTCAGAATAGGGAATCTCAGCCTTGCAGGGGTAGAAGGTGCTCCTCCAAAGCAGCCAAGAGCCTCTGGCAGCAGCGCGTCTCAGAGGACCCATCCATGCTGTGTGACTGTCATGTGCTTGATACAGGAGCTCACTGTTGTGCGTGCTTCTCCACTcatcccagagccagggcactTACTGGCACTAAATCTCTGCACTTCCAAATTTCAGAGGGAACCAAAACTGGCAGCCCAGGGGATTGCTCTGCTGCTgatctgtgctgtgcagaaagGCCAGTGCGAGGCCAAGTAGAAGCCTGTGAGTCTCCTTTGTGGGGGTTTGTGCCTCAGCTTGGATTCTTTTGCTGGCTCAGGCAAAGTGGAGAAGCATGTGTGGTTGTGACTGCAATTGCTGTGCTAACCACAGTGTGTGTTctcttgtttttgtttcctgctttttcaCAGCAGAAGGGGCCCCGCCTCACCTACTCGACCTACCATAATCCGACCGGCTGAACCGTCCCTCTTAGATTTATAACTTGAGGCTGTAGACAGCTGGCGACGAGTGCCGTGCTGGTGGCTTCCCCATTCCACCCTCCCTTCCACAGCCACAGTCACTCCTCTCATCCATCCCACACCCCTGCCTCCCACCACCCCTCCCTGGTGTGTGTAAAACTCTAGCCTAGTGATTGAGCTCTTCGTCTTGGCTCGTGCGTCCTGTATTGCTTTGTGAGCATAGAGTAGCCTTCATTCAGTGGCATGGATCCCTGAAGTACACAGGCTCCTTGGAGAGATCAGCCACAGGGACGTCCTTAGGTCCAAGTGGTGGCTGTCCGTCCATCTGCCCAGTCTAGCCTGGATAAGTGTCCTGCCTGCACCAGTTAGCTGTAGCACCCAGGACTGAGCTGtagctgttttctttccttgtagTTTTAAGACAAAAGCGTGGCTTAGCAAAAATATGCTGTCAAAACACATGACACCCGTTAGGAGCAGATTCAATGTCCTGTGTATTAGCTTGACTTCTAAGGTGCACAAATTTCATGTTGGGAACAGTGCAATCAACTTCATATCAAAGTGAGGCAGGGAGATGAGTGAAGGGGGAAATGAATGGATCAGCCCAGTCCTGCCTGAGTGAAGTCTGAGGTAGAGCACACACCTCAGCGTGCAGGGAGCTCACAGACCTGCTCACCCTGGCTCCTGGAGCCGGGCCATTCCTGCTGGGGGCACGCTGGCTCCTGCCAGCACTTGTCTTGCATCACCATTTTTGGCTGACTTTCCTGAACCCAGCAGGGCGAGGGGAATCGACACGCTGCTCCCCCCTTGCAAACGGACAGCCAAATGTTTCAGGGAGTTTGCTGTGTGGTGTTttgttgaaaatatttctgctttgaatTAAGCACATCTTTAAGTGTTTTTTGGGGTACTGTGGTGACTTCTTCCGTAGCCTTTTCTTGCATGTGGATGGTACGTGTTTGGGGAAACTTGTAACCATTGTTGATCACATCTCATCTTAAGGTTTGGTTTTTACTTTTCATGCtacatgtattaaaaaaaaaaaaaaaagacttgagaattaaaaaatatatcaaCCCTGTACATCTCAGATGTCATGTCTCTACCAGAGCTAAATGAACCACCTGTGTTGCAGGCTGTCCTCCAGGCCTGATTGCTGTTGAAGTTCTCTTGTTTCAGTGCTATTTCTCTAAAATTTCTCTTGTGGATCCTCTGTTGTTCTGATGCCGGttcctttctgtattttaactATTGTTTTACTacttctcccccttctccttccctttccctttccctttttctttgtttctcttgtCTCTAACCTCCAGCCGGCCGGGTAAGGCCAGTCCCGCCCGCCCGGAGAGCCCAAAACCACCATTTGACATGTAGGCCTGCTCCCTCTGAGACTCTTTGCCTGCTCTTAGCTGTTCTGTCCTGGAATGGTCTGACTCCAATCTCACACAtggcttgttttgtttgtaattTGTGACACACACATATCAGATGTGATTGTAGTGAAactgtttttggggttttattttttggtttgggttttattttttttccttcccagctgcttAAAGGAGTTAAACAAGTATATTGTAGTAATGAGAAACATATCTTTACTGTtataaatatctataaatatatatataagatgAAAAATCTATATATGTCCAGGTGTTAAAAGCCATTTGTGCTTCCATGTGAATTTTAGGAAATACTTAAGTAGGAAAAGAAtatctatatacatatatatatacacacacacatccaaaAAGTTAACCAAATCCCAATGTTGAGTTTTTGAGCTGATTGTTAAATTCTCTGCTGTGTGCAGTTGGGTTATTGTATTACCCCAGACTTGTGGGTGAACTGTCTCAGTGCTGGTAGTAGCTGTGATGCAGTTTGTGATCTACCTGTCACTCTTGTTTATTGGATGAAATAAACTCTCATTTCTGTATAATGAAGGTCTCCATGACTAGAATAAAACCATCtctctttctcttgctttttctctgGGTGGTTTCCAAGCTGTGTTTGATTGTAACCTGATCTTTTCATCCCACAGAGTTAACAAGCTGTACATGCAATCAGGGGCTGTCACTGATAGGAAAGGTGGAGCAGATCTGCATCAGCACTGGGTGTCCAGGAGCTGCAGTAGAGTGAAACAGCTTGTCAGGTGCAAAAAGGTAAATCCCTGTGCAGAAGGAATTGTGTGGAGGTGCTTCAGAGGTGGGGCACACAGAAGGTGGGAGTTTGCACACAAATTGCTTCTTAAAAGGGATTTTTGCCTGTAGTGCTTGTGGAGCACAGCAAGTGGACATTGAGTAAAGGTGAGGCGCAGGAATCACTCCTGAAAGAGGTCAGGGTAAAAAACAAATCTGAAGGCAGAAATTATATGAGATGCTAGCCAAGAGCCACCTCTCAGGCTTGTCAGCAGTCTGTACAGAAAACATTCATGAAAGCTCAGTGAAAACAGCATCACTGACAGGCCAGGTGCTTTCAATAAAGAattcattcttctttttctggcCCAATTTCAAGGTGGTCTATGCAAAAGAAATAGCTCTAGTCAGTGCCCCTCTGAATAAGTTTATTCAGAAAGCAAATTTGTAACAGGGTTAAATCACCTCTGCAACAGACCACAGACCTTCACTGGTCTTGTCTCCTTCACAGTTCTAGAGTAAACACCCAATAACTGTTTATTCCCTTTACAGTAATACTCTGTCTTAAATCACAGCCCTTCCCCTTTTAGTTATGATACAGATTTATGAATAGCCTGAGCATCTGTAAACACTGAACAGGCTTAGTCTCTCTGTAAGGAATATACACCAATTTACACAGATACAGAATGTACACACCCCATCTCTGGGGAGCCCAATCACTTGTGCTGAGGAGAGACTGACAGCACTTGTGCCATTTAAATGAAAGTTCAaaaagcagcagcccctgggggcTCACAGGACAGCACTGATGGTTCACCCAGCACAATCCCTGCTGTTGAACAGACACaaatctgtgtgtctgtgttccTCTGCTTCCATCTCAGCAGGTACCAGGGTCGCAGCTGATGCTGCTTCAGGCAGCAGCCCACACTCCTGTCTTTAATTACACAGCTCCAATGATCAGGTCCCTTTAACCTCCCCTGTGGTTTCCCTCAAAACTCCACTCTTGACCTCACCCATCCTAAGAACAGGCAGTTCTTGCCTAAAGGCAGAGTCAGTTGCAGGATATCCACATCCAGTTCACATGGCATAAACTTCCACACCCagatttgttttgctgctgtttcagggagccctctcctccctccatgTTCTATTTTCTCCCTAGAATCAGGGCTATGGCTAAGGAAGGGCCAGGACTACCACACTTGCTGCTCTATGTCCCAGGACCTTAAACATGCACCATGGGATCTTGGTTTCCACTCATCTCCTGCAATCCTTACCAAAAtgggagaagaagaaagttCAGGGATGGAGAACTAGAACCCCTAAAGTCCAGAAATTCAAAACGAAGCATGTTTATTAAGTGGTTTCCTTTTACTTAATTTCTcccatttcttaaaataaataaaaccttcaGACACATACAAGTGAAACACATCATCCTTCAAAGTGCAGTTACATTTCCACCCCACTCCCAAGAATCACATAAAGCTTTGTCAAGTAACCAAAACCCCTCAAGGCTCCCTTGGGTCCCTTCCCCTGGCAATGAgaacaggcagggctgtgctgcccaggagCTCCTTGCTGGGGGCCTGTTCAGAAATACAGGTGCaagaggcagggctgcagcagcaagggGGAGTTGAGGATACGTAGtatgaaaacaaacccaacctgCTGAGAGTCCATTAGCAGAACAGTTAGTTACTGTGGGAGCCCTGGAAGGAACTGGGCTGATGACAGGCATGAGTGATGGATCAGAACCGTGGGGAgctcctgtggcagcagagtCTGGGACAAGGGTTAAGTCATTTAGCCAAAAGTCATGGACTCCCTTTGCCCCCAGTGTGGGCCTGGCCTAGGTGATgtggcagcaccagctgcctccCAGGATGAGTTAAGAGTCTGCCTGTCCTCCAAGCACACCGAGTaacagaggaaagagaagatgaGGTCTGATGCTCGAGTTCCATCTGATATAATCTCTCTTTACTGATGTCTTTAGGAACCTGTTCTCACCAAGGGCACTGAGCACAGGTATGGGCACGTATAAGTCCATCAAGTCCTTTCAGGCCCACAGAAAGTTGCTGTAGTGAGATGTAGCACCTCTTAAACTACCATGATCTTGACCTCATCATTCTCATCAGCACGGTAGAAGAAGGGAATGCATGGGTTTTCCAGCAGGGAGCCCAGCCTCTCCTGAGGGTTCTGGATTTCTCTGAGAAGCTGCATTATTTGCTTTGCTGTGGGGTCCTCTTGGTTTGGCTGAGCAGCTTTGCTGTCAGCAGGGGGGAAACCGGATTGATGAACAGCAGCCTCTTGTTCTGCTTCATCTGACAGATTCACCTCTCGTAACCCTGCAAGGAGCACACAGAGGGCAGGCAGGTAACTCCTCCCATCCACACTCAGGGctgagagcaggggctgctcccctgcacAGAGTttgtcctgcctgcagctcaccTGCTCCATCGGTGGCGTTGAGCTCCATGcgcctctctgctgggagcccaCCCTCACTCTggcctgccagcagctctgggttctGAGCAGCTGTTACATACTTGCTGTACCATTCATTTCTTTCCCTCACCAGGCGCATCACTAAGTCCTGCAGTTCCAGTAGTTTCATCTGCACCAAAGTAAAGGAAAGCCCATGAAACATGCACACAAATAAcacccctgcagctgggaatcCTACTCCTGTCACAGAATTAGGAAAGGAACACACAAAGGTTTGCACTCCCCAGGCCCACCCTGCTTGGAGTAATACCACAGAAAAGTCCTTGCCTTCATCTCTTCCTTATCCTGAGCCAACCTGCTGATGTACTCCTCCTTCTCCTGGTGCCGCTGTTTGAGGATAGCCCTTTGACTCTGGTACAGTGCAATGTACTCCCCTGCAACACAAGAGAAGCCTCAGGAGTGTCTGCAAGATTGGGGTACAAGCCCCATAGTGAGGTGTGAGGCATGAGGACCCAGAAAATCAGCCCTGGAGTGGAGACCTAGCCCAGTTAGGCACAGTAGGAGACAGGGAAAGCTTGGCAGTTTGAGGACCCCAGCTCCAAAAGCTGTTTGGGGACCTTCTGTTCCCACATAAATGAGGCACTGAGcaagctctgcctgtgctggtgctgcccaaacATACCAATGGTGTCAGTCTCTCCAGACAGCTGGATGCAGCggtgctccagctcctccagccgcTCCTTCAGGTCAGCCTTCTCATGCATCAGCTCTGTGAAACGCaactgcacacacagaggggTCAGTCACTGGGCTGTCACACACAGACAACACCTGTGCTAAAGGTAACACCCCCTGACACTGGTCTGAGCCTGGAGAACAAATCCTGCTCCTTTATAAACAAGCAGTGAGCAAGCTTTTTAGGATGGAGCATCCTTTTATGGAACATCTGCTGCTTGTTCCCCTACAATCTGTGTCATGTTTGTTTGACACTGGATCCTGGTCTGGCTGAGCAGTGGAACAGGGCTGAAACAACAGGAGATGCTTTATTTACCTGTAGCTTGTCCATGGCAGTTTTCAAAGCCTCGTGAACCTCCACTGGAACAGTATCCATAATGGAGCCTGGAAGGGATGTGTGCAATTTACAGTTTCTCCTGGGGCAGGATGCACTCACAGACCTTTGGGTCTgtctcagagcagctgctggcccagcaCCTCATGGTCACACTGTCCCCAAACTGTACTGGGCTTTACCTCCATCCAGTGTGGTGTGATGTTGCTGCTCCTGCCTAAGAGCTGTGATTTGCTGCAGGAGGGttctgcactgctgcttctgAGCAGCCAGCTGCTTCCTCAGATCTTCTCGCTCCTGCTCCACCTGGGACATGGCAGAGGTCACGAAAAGGACCTAAGAAGAATTTCAGAGTGTGGACATTAGTGCTTCCCCTGTGTTCAGCAGGATCCATGGTGCATCTCAGGACAGAGTAACAGTTTACCCCATTTTATTTATGGGTGTGAAACCAAAGAACTGTGTGACTGCCCTGGAAccaagccaggcagcagctACTGCCTCTTCTCATTCCCAATTAGTGCAGGTTAAAAACTGGATCCCTTGAGAGCTATTTGACTGCAGTATTATGACTGTACTTGCAGATAAATCTTGTAGATATTTGACACCATTTCCAAATTGCCTTCCAAACTAAAAAGAACATCATCATCAAAGCCCCATTaaagagctgctctgccagctgagTTGTCATCATAAGGAAACCACTGCCAGACTTCCAGCCTGTTTTGCAAGGATGCTGCAGAAGTCTTGGCTTTGCTGCTATGCACAAGGTGTTGCATTTCCCTCATGACTGCACTCAGCTGGTAGGATAACAGCTGATAAACCTCTCTGTAATTTAACTGGATTCCTTTTCTAGATATTTGTTTAGAACTAAAATCAAAGTCTTTTCTACCCACTAAGACTCACCATTTCTTCATGGCTTTCAAACTTCTCTGGGATCTCAAGAGAAGGTTTTTGGATTTCTTCAGTCATTGTTTCATCGCCTTCTGTAAAAGAAGGAAGGTGAACAAGGAGGCAATGCTGCAGAGAACccacctctgcctcctccctgaTGCAGCCACTCACCCTCCAGTTGGTGCAAAATCCTGCCATCCATTTCTGCTGCCAGCTGACTGATCTGGGCCTGcagctctttgttttccttggctACAGCTTCCAGACTTTCCTGcaagagagaagcagaggaTCACAAAACCTGCACAAGCCAGACTGCAAACAGTCACTCCGTCTGCAGGCAGTAgcaccacacacacaaacagtACTTTGCTCCAGACAGGTACAATTCATATGTATGGCACAGGGTGCAATCACAGCAGTATTATGACTGTACTTGCAGATTAATCTTGTAGATATTTAACACCATTTCCAAACTGCCTTCCAAACTAAAAAGAACAGCCCagggtggaagggacccaccaAATCTCTCACTTACTGATTACCTCCCATCTTTCCACTTGTCCCTTTTTACAGTTACCTTtgtctgctgcagctctttcaGGTGCATTTCCACTGTCACCTTCCCCTGGACCTCCTCGTGCTGCAGGCGGTCCATGAGCTGTGTCTGAAGCAGGAATTGCTTGTGCAGTTCCTCCTTCTCGGCAGCAAGCTGCTGGAAGGCCAGGGTGTACTGCTGCAGGTGGCTGTAGCACTggtccctctgctcctgcaggccaCGGGCCTCCTGTGtcttcagctccagctgagagAACAaggtcaaaccaccacatcaAACCCTTTGTGCCTGGaaagctgctccctgtgacATGATCCAAACTGTCAACActgccccaaagcccccagccaGGCAGACAGCCACCATCTGCCCTCACATGCTGGTCCCCCACATCAGCAGCAGATGACAGGGGCAGGCTCCCAGCTGGATCTTTGCAATACCCATTTCCATCCTTCCATCAGTGTCTGGGAAGTTGCCAGCAATTTGCAGAATCCAGCTCTGCCATCCCAGTGCTGGTGCTCACCGTCTCTTTGAGCTCTGCCAggttctcctgcagctgcccaagCTTCTTGGCCAGCTCCTTCTTGACGTGTTGCTCTGACTGCAGGGCACTTGTAACCTCCATGTTTTCATTTGTCTGCAAGACAAACACGACTGTGTAAGGAAAGTGCCCCAGCCACCATGAAACAGGCTCTCAATAAACCACGTTAGTTCCCAGTACAACAGGGGGCCATCCCTTGTGTTTTTCTGGACTGAGGGCCATAAATTGACTGTTTAGGGCAGTAAATACCTTAAAGAAAGGTTCAGAAGATGGgagaagaacaaggaaagagaCAGGGGAATTGGTGTTGGGACAGTGCCAAGAAGAGGCCTGGCACATCATGCAGCCTTGTCAGCTCCAAAGCAGATGGGTGGTATGAATATCCCAAAGAGAGCCACAGACATTCAAAACCAAGGAGTTCAAAAAGgactaaagaaaaaaaccagcagctaGACCATGTGTCAGTCTGCTAGGACCCCAGAGGGGAAGTGTCACATTGAAAGAAGCAAAGCAAGAGTAAGGATTCAGCTCTAGGATGGGTAAGAATGACACCAGCAGAAGAGAATACTGTTGAGAACTTTCTTATGGGCAAATACAAGGGAACAGGAAATGGGTTCTTCAGGTAAAAGGGCAGGAGGAATACCCAGGGAGAGAAACAGCCAGGGgataagaaggaaaaggaaatagttCTGGAGAAAGATAGTGGTTCATCTGCTAGAGCACCTGAGGGAGTAAGGAACTGGAGGGAACCTCCTGGCATGGCACtaaggatggagcagccacagaggATAAGACTCTCAGAGGGTAAGAGAGGGATAATGCTGCTGCCAGTTTTCCCATCTGCGCTACAAAAGGATTGCACCAGTGAGGGAAGCAGTGAGAAAAGAAGCACAGAAGAGACCTACCAGTTTAACAAAGCCattctgcagctcagccagctgctccttcaggtCCCGGTTCtggctcagtgccctgctgaTGGTGGCCTTGTCACTCTGCATGTCCTCCAGGATCTGCTGCCTGTCCACGGCCTCCTCGCTGTAGCGCTGCACgctcctctccagctccagcagccgcTCCTCCTGCTCCCGGTTCAGGTGGCTCAGCTGCTCATTGTCCCTGACCTGGGCCTGGtactgcccctgcagctcctccttctcctgctgcagccgctggatctcctcctgcaggctgagctcgGCTGCTGTGGGCCCCGGTGGTGAGGCAGGCTCGATATCCATGGGCTTCACTGCTGAGGAAATGCAGTCAGAGGGGCTCAGCCACAGGGAAATGGCTGGGTGAGACACATCCCTGCTGGATCACAAAGCACTCCCCAGCCCATGGGGCTCTGTGGCCCAGAagggctcagcagctgcagcctccaaTCCTCAGTGCACAGCACTGAGAGGAACAAAGAGCAAACCTACCCCAAAGCCAAGCACAGcatcctgctgtctgtctgctgctgactccctcccagccccagagcaggagcatccTGCCTTCCCAAACTCCTGGGCCAGAGAGGCTGACAGTACAGTCAGGCCAATACTACAGACATAACCAGGCTGCTGGTCCATCCATTGCAGGAGTTCACTTGCTATTTCCCAGGAGAAAAGGGTTCTTAGGGTCACCTGGTCTCCATCTGCCTTCCCAGCATCAGACCCACTTGCACCTCCTGTGCAGAAGCACctgcacagcaggacagagtTATCCAGCTCCACTCTGCAGTGGGAAGCCCCACTTTGGAAGCCCTACCTGATGTGTTCAACAGCTCTGTAACATTGTTCTCCAGCTCCTGAATTTTGGCCATgtgcttctccttctcctctgccaTTGTGTGGACCTGCAAGGCCACACAAATGAAAATTACAACAATGCTCATGGGGCATTTCCTGCTGCCTGGGTTTGTCCAGAGCTGGGATGCTGCCCCTGGGTTACCtgctcagagagctgctgcaccCTCTGCTGCCAAATGCTGCcctcctccctcagtttctccACATACTGATCTctttctgcctgcagctgctggagtgaCTCTGAGAGCTgttcaaaacaaaatcaaacaacaTCATATTGGCTAAATAAATCTGGTTTAAGGGATAAAACTTGAAGAAATCAGTGTTAGTGCAAAGCTCAGACTACATTTTTCTGCCCCCCAAGTTTCCTTACAGACATCAAGATTTGGATCATATTTCATACAACCTCTTACCTGAGCTACCTGGGTTTCCATGCTTGCCTTCTCCTCCAGAgccatctgcagctgctggtttgCATCCAGACTCCCTCCCTGGCTTGagaactgttttaaaaaatcagaaagttaAGGCAAAATGTTAACATTCAATTCCTGCACAGCCTTTCCCCCTGAGAGTAACCTGCCACATGATCCTCCAACTTATAGTGAAGTTCAGTGTGAAAAAAATAGGgggattaaaaacaaaaagctgagATTTTAGTCCTATAAAACAAGCTAAACTGGGCAGCTCCTCCCTACCAATTTTGCATTtactcttttttaaattaagaaaataggATTCAATCAAACTTTGGCTCAGAAATTCTGTTCATTTCTAGCATCTGCATTTTTCAGCCATATCAGATGGTATAAAAGGCTGTGACCTTAAAAGATGTCAGACATGTCAGGAATTTAAAGCCAGTGTCTGGAGCATGTCAGTGGACTGGGCACCAAGGCTGGCTCAGCTGAGGCACAGGACTTTtcccagaagagcagcagtTGGCTTAATTTCAAGGGTAACTTAAGACACAGTCtaggaatttaaaaaagagcattttcttcCCTCCCAGGCTCAGGGTTACACCAGGCTTGCTCTCTGACCTGCTAACAGCTGGCTCCATGCATTCCATCCCCAGCTGACTTCAAGCTGCCTCTGTCCAATTCACCACCTTCCACTGGTGGGTACAAACACCACCCCTACTCAGCTGCTTACTCATTGCAGAACTAAATTACCAAAATGCTGAACAGATACAACCAGAAAAGTCACTGTATTTCCACATTTCACCCTCTCTCACTGTACAACAGTTTTAGCAGACTAAAGTGACATTACTTTTCAAACAATGTGTGCTTTTCAATCAATTTACAGCTCCAACACTGTAAAGAACACAAACTTTTCTGTTCCCCTGAGGCCTTGCTGAAAGGTTTTTCCTAGGAGGATGTCTTGATGAGATTTCATGCCTTCCTTTAAAGCCAGAGTTAAGTCTTGCCCCCTCTCTCAGAAGGAAGTGTGGCACTGTCCTCTGCCCTCACCTGTTGAATCATCAGTTCAGCCATTTCCAATTTCTTCTGCAAATCTTCCACATCCAACTTCATAGCTGAgttctgggacaccagggagtGAACCTTCTCTGACAGCTCTGAAttctgctgttttatttcctcACTACTTTtgctaaaacaaacaaaaaattaaagtgGCTCTGGGTCTGCTGATGTCCGGGTCAAGGATCTACAAACCAATGCTTCCTGGCAgctagaatcacagaaacatcACATCTagtgaataattattttttagttGAATATCCAGCCTCCCAAATCACCACCTGTGGTCTTTGCCACTTGTTGTTCTGGGGCTCTTCTGCAGAAATGAGCAGAAGGGACTTACCTTCGTTTGTACAGTTCCAGTTTCAGGTTGTCTCGCTCCTTCACTAACTCTTTATTAtgctggagaaaaaggaaattattgaTTTATCTGTAGACTTCAGCCAAACAAATAaggtattaaaaaatacttcatttgaCCTTTAACACATCAGCTAAAACAGAAAAGGTCATAACTTTGGCAAAAGCTTCAGGACAGGTTTGCTTAGAACCTCCTGAATTTTCCAGGAATAAGTCTGCTCAGTCTTTTCAAGTGTGATGCTGCAAGTATTTCTGGATTAAAGACAATACTGAAGTGTGTGCTTGATGGAGATTTCTGGGACAAGGTATCTCTTGTGTGGAGCTGCCAGACTAATGAAGTGAGGTGCCAGGTCTGAGGACACCAACTGAACCATGTGATTAGTCACAGAAACTTGAATGAAGTTTCCCTTGATCATGGGGAACACAGGGCTTTAAAAGGTTAATTAACAATTAACAAGGTTCATTTCTGCCTCTTCTGCAAGCAGG
It contains:
- the GOLGA2 gene encoding golgin subfamily A member 2 isoform X4 gives rise to the protein MADGSRQSRLAAAKKKLKEYQQKNSPGATAGTKKKRKTKEGSRPATPTTDDQQPPENAYFDSDVATRSAEQLAPDVPVLSNSNSLPSCGSVLPAPESMQLTQMNEAEDHKNALDENRAFSSTEGLRQLSEQLNGLVSQSTSYVNGESAVSSTNIKEMETRYQELAVALDSSNLTNKQLVTKIEELKQQNQEAVNQLEKEKKEFEQKFSKEQAALREQLQVHIQTIGILVSEKSELQTALGHTQQAARQKSGEAESLAARLHSSRQRVSELERTLSSISMQQKQSEKHNKELVKERDNLKLELYKRSKSSEEIKQQNSELSEKVHSLVSQNSAMKLDVEDLQKKLEMAELMIQQFSSQGGSLDANQQLQMALEEKASMETQVAQLSESLQQLQAERDQYVEKLREEGSIWQQRVQQLSEQVHTMAEEKEKHMAKIQELENNVTELLNTSAVKPMDIEPASPPGPTAAELSLQEEIQRLQQEKEELQGQYQAQVRDNEQLSHLNREQEERLLELERSVQRYSEEAVDRQQILEDMQSDKATISRALSQNRDLKEQLAELQNGFVKLTNENMEVTSALQSEQHVKKELAKKLGQLQENLAELKETLELKTQEARGLQEQRDQCYSHLQQYTLAFQQLAAEKEELHKQFLLQTQLMDRLQHEEVQGKVTVEMHLKELQQTKESLEAVAKENKELQAQISQLAAEMDGRILHQLEEGDETMTEEIQKPSLEIPEKFESHEEMVLFVTSAMSQVEQEREDLRKQLAAQKQQCRTLLQQITALRQEQQHHTTLDGGSIMDTVPVEVHEALKTAMDKLQLRFTELMHEKADLKERLEELEHRCIQLSGETDTIGEYIALYQSQRAILKQRHQEKEEYISRLAQDKEEMKMKLLELQDLVMRLVRERNEWYSKYVTAAQNPELLAGQSEGGLPAERRMELNATDGAGLREVNLSDEAEQEAAVHQSGFPPADSKAAQPNQEDPTAKQIMQLLREIQNPQERLGSLLENPCIPFFYRADENDEVKIMVV